The region CTCACGATTCTCTCCTTTCTGGTCTTTCACCGAATAGCACAAAAAACAGTCTTTGAGCCCATCACATACGTGAGAGAAAGAGAACGTGAGGTTGGAGAGAAGAAGTTTCCGGGCAGAGGGTTCTTCAAAAAGGATTTCATCACACTCGTTCGCGAAGAGAGGATGGTTTACTTTCTCTTCTACCCGGTGGGCTTTGGTGTTCTGATGACGATCGTAGGAAGTGCAGATTTCGGATTAATCTTCGCATGCGGTATTTCTGCCCTCTACAACGCCACGATGACTGCCATGCTCTGGAGAAAGGAAATGGAAGTCTGGCCCCTTCCGAAGATTTTTCCTGTCAGAGTGAGAGATATTGTTCTTTCGAAGGTGTTCGTTCCTTCTTCTCTCAACACCATCGTTGTTTCAGCCTACGTGGTCTTCCTGGTCTTTTACCAGAGGCGTTTTCTCTATCTTTCCTTCATTCCTGTGTGTCTGAGCCTTTATCTTCTTGTCTCGTCGATCGGGCTTCTTCTTTCGAAGTGGGAGAAGGCGGGACAACTCGCGAACCCTGCGAAAGTCTTCTCCACACCTCAAGTTCTTCTGGTGCAACTTCTGGCCCTCGGGGTGGTGGCCGTTCTCGGGTACGTTCTTTCGCTCGGGTCGTATCTTCTGTTCATACTGTCTCTACTGTCCGTCGTGACAGGAAACGTCGCCGGGTTTGTCGTGATCTTTAGACGCTTTGTCGCTCGTGTTGAGAAATTCGAGTTGTGAAATTCTTTCGAAGGGCGTTACCGGATCTTTCTGGCCGAAAAGTTGCGTGTACTCTACTGCTTCTTCAAGCGCTTCATTACGTGATCTTCCTCTGATGAGCCCGTGGATCAGTACAGCATCGAACAGATCCCCCAGACCAAGGGAGTAGGGGAATGGTTCTCCACTTGCCGCTGCCACCAGATCACCCCATCTTGCACCCTTCGGCCCCATCTTCACCACGTCGCATCTGGTTCTGGAACACTCCTCTTCGTTTCCTATGACAAGTACCTTCAAATCGGTGGTGTCGATCTTCGCTCTGGGCCCAATATCAATCACCACGTTGTGACCCCTTTTGCACACAATCTCTAGAGTCTCCTCTGGCACTTCACCCGTCGCGAAGACAAGATCGTAATCGTCCATTGTGAGTGGAACATCAACCTTTTCTCTGTTTACACCCGGCTCGACGGCAAGAGGCTTGTCGTTGAATGCTATGAAAAGCCCTGTTCTTCCACTCCGAATGATCCTCATACACGATATGTCAAATCCTTTATCGTTCAGGATTTTCACTATATGTTTTCCTCTATGATCATTTCCAACGTTGGAGTAAAAATCCACGTCGTACCCCAGAAGGAAAAGTCCGTATGCCACGTTCAATCCTGAGCCACCGGGCGACTCTTTGATCACCACCGAATGAGGCTCTTCTCCAAACACGAAAATGTCCCAGAAAGATCCGCCAACGACTGCTATCCTCAGAAAAACTCCCCCTGTGGTAGAATCTTAGAAAAATGGAGGGAAGAGGATGAACCTCTGGAGATTATACCAGCCAGGGACTCCTGTCGCGATAATAGCCTGGGGACAATTGGGAACACTGCATGCAAAGACCACCTACGGTCTTCTCAGACACAGTAGACTCTTCAAGCCAGTGTGCATCGTTGCGGAGCACGATGGAAAGAAAGCGAGTGATTTTGTCCAGCCGGTTCGTTTTGATGTTCCTGTAGTATCTTCGATAGGAAAGATTAAAGAGTTCGGTGCGAAAGTTGTGATCGTTGGCATATCCAATCCGGGGGGGTATCTTGAAGAAAAGATCGCTCAGCTCGTGAAAGATGCCCTGTCAAGTGGTTTTGATGTTGTGTCTGGACTTCACTTCAAGATCTCTCAGCAAACGGAGTTCTTAAGACTGGCTCGGGAAAGCGGGGCGAGAATTGTAGACGTTCGTGTTCCACCAGTGGATCTGAGAGTCTTCTCCGGTGATATATACCGGAAAGAAATAAAAGTCGTTGGTGTCTTCGGAACGGATTGTGTGGTTGGGAAAAGGACAACCACCGTTCAGTTCTGGGAAAGGGCACTTCAAAAGGGGATAAAGGCAGGTTTCATGGCCACAGGTCAGACCGGGATCTTGATAGGTGCGGACGCGGGGTGCGTGATAGACGCCATTCCCGCCGATTTCGTTTCTGGCGTGGTGGAAAAAACCATCCTGGAACTGGAACGGATGGGAAAAGAAATCGTCTTCGTTGAGGGACAAGGAGCGCTGAGACATCCAGCTTATGGTCAGGTCGCTCTGGGACTTCTCCACGGATCCAACCCCGATTTTGTCTTCCTGGTTCACGATCCGAAGCGAGACCACTTCGAATCTTTTCCAAAGATACCCAAAAGGCCAAATTTCGAGGAAGAAAGAAAATTAATAGAGATGCTTTCAGGCACCAGGGTTGTGGCCGGGGTGTATCTGGACACACCGTTCAGGACAGATCTTCCCGTTTACAACCCGTTCAACACGAAGGACCTCGACGAGATGCTGGAGAGGGTGATGGGATGATAGACGTTGTGATGGTACCATGCTTTGTCGTGAAGGATGAAACGGTGGTGGTCGTGGACGTTTTGAGAGCTACCAGTACTATTGTCACCGCCCTTGCGAACGGTGCAAGGGAAGTTGTTCCCGTGAAGAAGGTGGAAGATGCCCTGGCAAAAAGAAGTAAGAACACCCTTGTCTGTGGAGAAAGAAACGCCAAAAAGCTCGAAGGCTTCGATCTCGGAAATTCACCTCTGGAGTATAAAAGTGAAGTAGTCTCCGGTAAAACCATCGTCCTCACGACAACGAACGGCACCCAGGTGATCGAGAAGATAGAAGGTAATAGCATCATCGCCGCGTCTTTTTTGAATGTCTCTGCGGTCGTTGAGTATCTGAAAGAAAAAGAGAGTATTACCATTGCCTGTGCCGGAACCAACGGAAAATTCTCTCTGGAGGATTTCTTACTTGCTGGAATGATCGTGAA is a window of Thermotoga sp. DNA encoding:
- a CDS encoding PfkB family carbohydrate kinase, producing MVIKESPGGSGLNVAYGLFLLGYDVDFYSNVGNDHRGKHIVKILNDKGFDISCMRIIRSGRTGLFIAFNDKPLAVEPGVNREKVDVPLTMDDYDLVFATGEVPEETLEIVCKRGHNVVIDIGPRAKIDTTDLKVLVIGNEEECSRTRCDVVKMGPKGARWGDLVAAASGEPFPYSLGLGDLFDAVLIHGLIRGRSRNEALEEAVEYTQLFGQKDPVTPFERISQLEFLNTSDKASKDHDKPGDVSCHDGQ
- a CDS encoding 2-phosphosulfolactate phosphatase family protein, which translates into the protein MIDVVMVPCFVVKDETVVVVDVLRATSTIVTALANGAREVVPVKKVEDALAKRSKNTLVCGERNAKKLEGFDLGNSPLEYKSEVVSGKTIVLTTTNGTQVIEKIEGNSIIAASFLNVSAVVEYLKEKESITIACAGTNGKFSLEDFLLAGMIVKRLERDDLVDGALVAKRYFESVKSVREEIKKHSSHARRLIFFGFEKDIDFCLREDLFGVVPVLIDGAFILREVR
- a CDS encoding DUF1611 domain-containing protein, whose amino-acid sequence is MNLWRLYQPGTPVAIIAWGQLGTLHAKTTYGLLRHSRLFKPVCIVAEHDGKKASDFVQPVRFDVPVVSSIGKIKEFGAKVVIVGISNPGGYLEEKIAQLVKDALSSGFDVVSGLHFKISQQTEFLRLARESGARIVDVRVPPVDLRVFSGDIYRKEIKVVGVFGTDCVVGKRTTTVQFWERALQKGIKAGFMATGQTGILIGADAGCVIDAIPADFVSGVVEKTILELERMGKEIVFVEGQGALRHPAYGQVALGLLHGSNPDFVFLVHDPKRDHFESFPKIPKRPNFEEERKLIEMLSGTRVVAGVYLDTPFRTDLPVYNPFNTKDLDEMLERVMG